Proteins co-encoded in one Nicotiana sylvestris chromosome 7, ASM39365v2, whole genome shotgun sequence genomic window:
- the LOC104218329 gene encoding pentatricopeptide repeat-containing protein At5g65560-like isoform X1 → MLKTLKPRRFSHLGRLQFSSIPEISEQFDSLHTGEKKKFSFIISKVSEILSNPRMQWKTSRELESLSSKLRPRHVAKLVEIHENTEVVLQFFYWVSKRHFYKHNMSCYVSMLNRLVFDKKFAPADHVRILMIKFCRNEEEMKWVIEYLSELSRKGLGFSLYSFNTLLIQLGKFGLVEEAKSAYQEIMSNGIEPSLLTFNTMINILCKKGRVQEAMLIMSHIYQRELSPDVFTYTSLVLGHCRNKDLDAAFMVFDRMVQDGIDPNAATYTTLINGLCTEGRVDEALGMLEEMIVKGIEPTVYTYTVPVSSLCAVGREKEAVDLVVSMRKRGCEPNVQTYTALISGLSQSGHLEVAIGLYHNMLRKGLLPTMITFNVLINELCGARKVGNAFRIFRWMEAHGYVPNTITCNALIHGLCLIGDIERAMVLLTEMLKVGPAPTVITYNTLINGYLQRGFLDNAVRLLDLMKNNGCKPDEWTYAELVSGFCKRGKLDSASALFQEMIKHGLSPNQVNYTALIDGLSKEGKVDDALALLKRMEESGCSPGIETYNAIINGLSKQNRLLEAERLCNKIAESGLLPNVITYSTLIDGLCRNGGTHLAFKIFHDMQRRNCTPNLYTYSSLIYGLCLEGQADSAESLLREMEKKGLTPDYVTYTSLIDGFVALSRLDHAFLLLRQMVDKGCEPNYRTYGVLLKGLQQECQLISGEVAIQHETVYSSTGSKKDVSFELLCTLLDRMSEIGCEPNTGTYCTLVLGLSREGKTAEADQLIKHMREKGFSPTSAVNCSLIVSYCKNLKMDAAMEIFDSLILQGFRPPLSIYQSLICALCRKSRLKEVEVLFENMLGKQWNSDEIVWTILIDGLLKERESELCMKLLHVMESKSCTISFQTYVILARELSKLDG, encoded by the coding sequence ATGTTAAAGACCCTTAAACCCAGGCGTTTTTCTCATCTGGGCCGTCTTCAATTTTCTTCAATACCCGAAATTAGTGAACAATTTGATTCCTTACATACAGGAGAGAAAAAGAAATTCTCTTTCATTATTTCAAAGGTTTCTGAAATTTTGTCTAATCCGCGAATGCAATGGAAGACAAGCAGAGAGCTTGAATCCTTGAGCTCCAAATTAAGACCCCGCCACGTGGCAAAACTCGTTGAGATCCATGAAAATACTGAGGTAGTTTTGCAGTTTTTTTATTGGGTTTCTAAGAGGCATTTTTACAAACACAATATGAGTTGTTATGTTTCGATGTTAAATAGGCTTGTTTTTGATAAGAAATTTGCTCCTGCTGATCATGTGAGGATTTTAATGATCAAATTTTGTAGGAATGAGGAGGAAATGAAATGGGTTATTGAGTATTTAAGTGAACTTAGCAGAAAAGGTCTTGGGTTCAGTTTGTATAGCTTTAATACTTTGTTGATTCAGTTGGGTAAGTTTGGCTTGGTTGAGGAAGCTAAGAGTGCTTATCAAGAAATCATGAGTAATGGAATCGAGCCAAGTTTATTGACTTTTAACACTATGATAAATATATTGTGCAAGAAAGGGAGAGTTCAGGAGGCCATGTTGATAATGAGTCATATTTATCAGCGTGAGCTGAGTCCTGATGTATTTACATATACATCTTTGGTTCTTGGGCATTGTAGGAACAAGGATTTGGATGCAGCATTTATGGTGTTTGATAGGATGGTTCAGGACGGAATAGATCCGAATGCAGCAACTTATACCACTCTTATAAATGGACTCTGCACGGAGGGAAGAGTCGATGAGGCTTTGGGAATGCTTGAGGAGATGATTGTGAAAGGCATTGAACCCACTGTGTATACATACACAGTTCCAGTTAGTTCCTTGTGTGCAGTCGGACGGGAGAAGGAGGCTGTTGATCTTGTTGTGAGCATGAGAAAGAGGGGGTGTGAACCGAATGTCCAGACATATACAGCTCTAATTAGCGGGCTGTCTCAGTCTGGCCACCTTGAAGTAGCGATTGGATTGTACCACAACATGTTGAGAAAAGGCTTGCTCCCAACTATGATTACTTTCAATGTATTGATAAATGAGTTATGTGGAGCAAGAAAAGTTGGCAATGCTTTTAGAATTTTTCGTTGGATGGAAGCACATGGATACGTACCTAACACTATAACTTGCAATGCACTTATCCATGGATTATGCTTGATTGGGGATATTGAAAGGGCAATGGTTCTACTCACTGAAATGCTAAAGGTGGGTCCGGCTCCTACAGTGATTACTTATAATACCCTCATTAATGGCTACCTTCAACGGGGCTTTCTCGACAATGCTGTGAGACTGCTGGATTTGATGAAGAACAATGGATGTAAACCTGATGAATGGACTTATGCAGAACTTGTTTCTGGTTTCTGCAAGAGGGGCAAGCTTGACTCGGCTTCAGCTCTCTTCCAGGAAATGATAAAGCATGGTTTAAGTCCAAACCAGGTCAATTATACAGCTTTAATCGATGGTCTCTCCAAGGAAGGGAAAGTGGACGATGCACTCGCATTACTTAAAAGGATGGAGGAGAGTGGTTGCAGTCCGGGCATTGAAACATACAATGCTATTATAAATGGTTTGTCCAAACAAAATAGGCTCTTGGAAGCAGAGAGACTTTGCAATAAGATTGCAGAAAGTGGACTGCTCCCAAATGTCATCACCTACTCAACTTTGATTGATGGGCTTTGTAGGAATGGTGGGACTCATCTTGCATTTAAAATTTTCCATGATATGCAGAGAAGAAATTGCACACCGAACCTGTATACATACAGTTCGCTTATCTACGGTTTATGTCTTGAAGGCCAGGCTGATAGTGCAGAGAGCTTACTCAGAGAAATGGAGAAAAAAGGGTTAACTCCTGATTATGTGACATATACTTCACTAATTGATGGTTTTGTAGCATTGAGTAGACTAGATCATGCGTTTTTACTTCTTCGCCAGATGGTTGATAAGGGTTGTGAACCAAATTATAGAACCTATGGTGTCTTGTTGAAAGGATTGCAACAGGAGTGTCAGTTGATTTCAGGGGAGGTCGCAATCCAGCATGAAACAGTGTATAGTAGCACAGGTAGCAAGAAGGATGTTAGTTTTGAACTGTTATGTACTCTCTTAGATAGAATGTCTGAAATTGGTTGTGAGCCAAATACAGGCACATACTGTACTTTAGTTCTTGGCCTTTCTAGAGAAGGAAAAACTGCTGAGGCAGACCAGTTGATAAAACATATGAGAGAGAAAGGCTTCAGTCCTACTAGTGCAGTAAATTGCTCTCTTATAGTTTCTTACTGCAAGAATCTGAAAATGGACGCCGCTATGGAAATATTTGATTCATTGATTCTACAAGGTTTTCGGCCTCCTTTGTCAATTTATCAATCACTCATTTGTGCTCTCTGTAGAAAAAGCCGACTAAAAGAAGTTGAAGTGTTATTTGAAAACATGCTTGGGAAACAGTGGAACAGTGATGAGATTGTTTGGACCATCCTGATTGATGGTTTACTCAAGGAGAGAGAATCTGAATTGTGCATGAAGCTTCTTCATGTCATGGAATCCAAGAGCTGCACTATTAGTTTCCAGACATATGTTATCTTGGCAAGAGAATTGTCCAAACTAGATGGTTAA
- the LOC104218329 gene encoding pentatricopeptide repeat-containing protein At5g65560-like isoform X2: protein MKILRNEEEMKWVIEYLSELSRKGLGFSLYSFNTLLIQLGKFGLVEEAKSAYQEIMSNGIEPSLLTFNTMINILCKKGRVQEAMLIMSHIYQRELSPDVFTYTSLVLGHCRNKDLDAAFMVFDRMVQDGIDPNAATYTTLINGLCTEGRVDEALGMLEEMIVKGIEPTVYTYTVPVSSLCAVGREKEAVDLVVSMRKRGCEPNVQTYTALISGLSQSGHLEVAIGLYHNMLRKGLLPTMITFNVLINELCGARKVGNAFRIFRWMEAHGYVPNTITCNALIHGLCLIGDIERAMVLLTEMLKVGPAPTVITYNTLINGYLQRGFLDNAVRLLDLMKNNGCKPDEWTYAELVSGFCKRGKLDSASALFQEMIKHGLSPNQVNYTALIDGLSKEGKVDDALALLKRMEESGCSPGIETYNAIINGLSKQNRLLEAERLCNKIAESGLLPNVITYSTLIDGLCRNGGTHLAFKIFHDMQRRNCTPNLYTYSSLIYGLCLEGQADSAESLLREMEKKGLTPDYVTYTSLIDGFVALSRLDHAFLLLRQMVDKGCEPNYRTYGVLLKGLQQECQLISGEVAIQHETVYSSTGSKKDVSFELLCTLLDRMSEIGCEPNTGTYCTLVLGLSREGKTAEADQLIKHMREKGFSPTSAVNCSLIVSYCKNLKMDAAMEIFDSLILQGFRPPLSIYQSLICALCRKSRLKEVEVLFENMLGKQWNSDEIVWTILIDGLLKERESELCMKLLHVMESKSCTISFQTYVILARELSKLDG from the exons ATGAAAATACTGAG GAATGAGGAGGAAATGAAATGGGTTATTGAGTATTTAAGTGAACTTAGCAGAAAAGGTCTTGGGTTCAGTTTGTATAGCTTTAATACTTTGTTGATTCAGTTGGGTAAGTTTGGCTTGGTTGAGGAAGCTAAGAGTGCTTATCAAGAAATCATGAGTAATGGAATCGAGCCAAGTTTATTGACTTTTAACACTATGATAAATATATTGTGCAAGAAAGGGAGAGTTCAGGAGGCCATGTTGATAATGAGTCATATTTATCAGCGTGAGCTGAGTCCTGATGTATTTACATATACATCTTTGGTTCTTGGGCATTGTAGGAACAAGGATTTGGATGCAGCATTTATGGTGTTTGATAGGATGGTTCAGGACGGAATAGATCCGAATGCAGCAACTTATACCACTCTTATAAATGGACTCTGCACGGAGGGAAGAGTCGATGAGGCTTTGGGAATGCTTGAGGAGATGATTGTGAAAGGCATTGAACCCACTGTGTATACATACACAGTTCCAGTTAGTTCCTTGTGTGCAGTCGGACGGGAGAAGGAGGCTGTTGATCTTGTTGTGAGCATGAGAAAGAGGGGGTGTGAACCGAATGTCCAGACATATACAGCTCTAATTAGCGGGCTGTCTCAGTCTGGCCACCTTGAAGTAGCGATTGGATTGTACCACAACATGTTGAGAAAAGGCTTGCTCCCAACTATGATTACTTTCAATGTATTGATAAATGAGTTATGTGGAGCAAGAAAAGTTGGCAATGCTTTTAGAATTTTTCGTTGGATGGAAGCACATGGATACGTACCTAACACTATAACTTGCAATGCACTTATCCATGGATTATGCTTGATTGGGGATATTGAAAGGGCAATGGTTCTACTCACTGAAATGCTAAAGGTGGGTCCGGCTCCTACAGTGATTACTTATAATACCCTCATTAATGGCTACCTTCAACGGGGCTTTCTCGACAATGCTGTGAGACTGCTGGATTTGATGAAGAACAATGGATGTAAACCTGATGAATGGACTTATGCAGAACTTGTTTCTGGTTTCTGCAAGAGGGGCAAGCTTGACTCGGCTTCAGCTCTCTTCCAGGAAATGATAAAGCATGGTTTAAGTCCAAACCAGGTCAATTATACAGCTTTAATCGATGGTCTCTCCAAGGAAGGGAAAGTGGACGATGCACTCGCATTACTTAAAAGGATGGAGGAGAGTGGTTGCAGTCCGGGCATTGAAACATACAATGCTATTATAAATGGTTTGTCCAAACAAAATAGGCTCTTGGAAGCAGAGAGACTTTGCAATAAGATTGCAGAAAGTGGACTGCTCCCAAATGTCATCACCTACTCAACTTTGATTGATGGGCTTTGTAGGAATGGTGGGACTCATCTTGCATTTAAAATTTTCCATGATATGCAGAGAAGAAATTGCACACCGAACCTGTATACATACAGTTCGCTTATCTACGGTTTATGTCTTGAAGGCCAGGCTGATAGTGCAGAGAGCTTACTCAGAGAAATGGAGAAAAAAGGGTTAACTCCTGATTATGTGACATATACTTCACTAATTGATGGTTTTGTAGCATTGAGTAGACTAGATCATGCGTTTTTACTTCTTCGCCAGATGGTTGATAAGGGTTGTGAACCAAATTATAGAACCTATGGTGTCTTGTTGAAAGGATTGCAACAGGAGTGTCAGTTGATTTCAGGGGAGGTCGCAATCCAGCATGAAACAGTGTATAGTAGCACAGGTAGCAAGAAGGATGTTAGTTTTGAACTGTTATGTACTCTCTTAGATAGAATGTCTGAAATTGGTTGTGAGCCAAATACAGGCACATACTGTACTTTAGTTCTTGGCCTTTCTAGAGAAGGAAAAACTGCTGAGGCAGACCAGTTGATAAAACATATGAGAGAGAAAGGCTTCAGTCCTACTAGTGCAGTAAATTGCTCTCTTATAGTTTCTTACTGCAAGAATCTGAAAATGGACGCCGCTATGGAAATATTTGATTCATTGATTCTACAAGGTTTTCGGCCTCCTTTGTCAATTTATCAATCACTCATTTGTGCTCTCTGTAGAAAAAGCCGACTAAAAGAAGTTGAAGTGTTATTTGAAAACATGCTTGGGAAACAGTGGAACAGTGATGAGATTGTTTGGACCATCCTGATTGATGGTTTACTCAAGGAGAGAGAATCTGAATTGTGCATGAAGCTTCTTCATGTCATGGAATCCAAGAGCTGCACTATTAGTTTCCAGACATATGTTATCTTGGCAAGAGAATTGTCCAAACTAGATGGTTAA
- the LOC104218329 gene encoding pentatricopeptide repeat-containing protein At5g65560-like isoform X3: MKILRNKDLDAAFMVFDRMVQDGIDPNAATYTTLINGLCTEGRVDEALGMLEEMIVKGIEPTVYTYTVPVSSLCAVGREKEAVDLVVSMRKRGCEPNVQTYTALISGLSQSGHLEVAIGLYHNMLRKGLLPTMITFNVLINELCGARKVGNAFRIFRWMEAHGYVPNTITCNALIHGLCLIGDIERAMVLLTEMLKVGPAPTVITYNTLINGYLQRGFLDNAVRLLDLMKNNGCKPDEWTYAELVSGFCKRGKLDSASALFQEMIKHGLSPNQVNYTALIDGLSKEGKVDDALALLKRMEESGCSPGIETYNAIINGLSKQNRLLEAERLCNKIAESGLLPNVITYSTLIDGLCRNGGTHLAFKIFHDMQRRNCTPNLYTYSSLIYGLCLEGQADSAESLLREMEKKGLTPDYVTYTSLIDGFVALSRLDHAFLLLRQMVDKGCEPNYRTYGVLLKGLQQECQLISGEVAIQHETVYSSTGSKKDVSFELLCTLLDRMSEIGCEPNTGTYCTLVLGLSREGKTAEADQLIKHMREKGFSPTSAVNCSLIVSYCKNLKMDAAMEIFDSLILQGFRPPLSIYQSLICALCRKSRLKEVEVLFENMLGKQWNSDEIVWTILIDGLLKERESELCMKLLHVMESKSCTISFQTYVILARELSKLDG, translated from the exons ATGAAAATACTGAG GAACAAGGATTTGGATGCAGCATTTATGGTGTTTGATAGGATGGTTCAGGACGGAATAGATCCGAATGCAGCAACTTATACCACTCTTATAAATGGACTCTGCACGGAGGGAAGAGTCGATGAGGCTTTGGGAATGCTTGAGGAGATGATTGTGAAAGGCATTGAACCCACTGTGTATACATACACAGTTCCAGTTAGTTCCTTGTGTGCAGTCGGACGGGAGAAGGAGGCTGTTGATCTTGTTGTGAGCATGAGAAAGAGGGGGTGTGAACCGAATGTCCAGACATATACAGCTCTAATTAGCGGGCTGTCTCAGTCTGGCCACCTTGAAGTAGCGATTGGATTGTACCACAACATGTTGAGAAAAGGCTTGCTCCCAACTATGATTACTTTCAATGTATTGATAAATGAGTTATGTGGAGCAAGAAAAGTTGGCAATGCTTTTAGAATTTTTCGTTGGATGGAAGCACATGGATACGTACCTAACACTATAACTTGCAATGCACTTATCCATGGATTATGCTTGATTGGGGATATTGAAAGGGCAATGGTTCTACTCACTGAAATGCTAAAGGTGGGTCCGGCTCCTACAGTGATTACTTATAATACCCTCATTAATGGCTACCTTCAACGGGGCTTTCTCGACAATGCTGTGAGACTGCTGGATTTGATGAAGAACAATGGATGTAAACCTGATGAATGGACTTATGCAGAACTTGTTTCTGGTTTCTGCAAGAGGGGCAAGCTTGACTCGGCTTCAGCTCTCTTCCAGGAAATGATAAAGCATGGTTTAAGTCCAAACCAGGTCAATTATACAGCTTTAATCGATGGTCTCTCCAAGGAAGGGAAAGTGGACGATGCACTCGCATTACTTAAAAGGATGGAGGAGAGTGGTTGCAGTCCGGGCATTGAAACATACAATGCTATTATAAATGGTTTGTCCAAACAAAATAGGCTCTTGGAAGCAGAGAGACTTTGCAATAAGATTGCAGAAAGTGGACTGCTCCCAAATGTCATCACCTACTCAACTTTGATTGATGGGCTTTGTAGGAATGGTGGGACTCATCTTGCATTTAAAATTTTCCATGATATGCAGAGAAGAAATTGCACACCGAACCTGTATACATACAGTTCGCTTATCTACGGTTTATGTCTTGAAGGCCAGGCTGATAGTGCAGAGAGCTTACTCAGAGAAATGGAGAAAAAAGGGTTAACTCCTGATTATGTGACATATACTTCACTAATTGATGGTTTTGTAGCATTGAGTAGACTAGATCATGCGTTTTTACTTCTTCGCCAGATGGTTGATAAGGGTTGTGAACCAAATTATAGAACCTATGGTGTCTTGTTGAAAGGATTGCAACAGGAGTGTCAGTTGATTTCAGGGGAGGTCGCAATCCAGCATGAAACAGTGTATAGTAGCACAGGTAGCAAGAAGGATGTTAGTTTTGAACTGTTATGTACTCTCTTAGATAGAATGTCTGAAATTGGTTGTGAGCCAAATACAGGCACATACTGTACTTTAGTTCTTGGCCTTTCTAGAGAAGGAAAAACTGCTGAGGCAGACCAGTTGATAAAACATATGAGAGAGAAAGGCTTCAGTCCTACTAGTGCAGTAAATTGCTCTCTTATAGTTTCTTACTGCAAGAATCTGAAAATGGACGCCGCTATGGAAATATTTGATTCATTGATTCTACAAGGTTTTCGGCCTCCTTTGTCAATTTATCAATCACTCATTTGTGCTCTCTGTAGAAAAAGCCGACTAAAAGAAGTTGAAGTGTTATTTGAAAACATGCTTGGGAAACAGTGGAACAGTGATGAGATTGTTTGGACCATCCTGATTGATGGTTTACTCAAGGAGAGAGAATCTGAATTGTGCATGAAGCTTCTTCATGTCATGGAATCCAAGAGCTGCACTATTAGTTTCCAGACATATGTTATCTTGGCAAGAGAATTGTCCAAACTAGATGGTTAA